CCATCGAGTTCGTCGCAAGCGGCGCCGAAATCTACCGCAAGGCTTGACGCGCCGTCACACCTGCCTGCGCAAAGCCGATACAATGCCGGCTTTGCGCGGCGCGAGACTTCATGGATATCGTTCTGCTTCTCAAGGCTCTTCTGCTTGGCATCGTCGAGGGCCTGACCGAGTTTCTGCCCGTTTCCTCCACTGGTCATCTGATCCTGGTGGGCGACCTGCTCGACTTCAACGACGAGCGCGGCAAGGTGTTCGAGATCGCCATCCAACTCGCCGCCATCCTCGCCGTGTGCTGGGATTACCGGCAACGTCTGGCGCAAGTCGCGCAGGGCGTGGCGCATGTGCCCCGGGAACAACGCTTCGTGTTTCACCTGTTGGTGGCCTTTCTGCCAGCCGCGGTGCTCGGAGTGATGTTTCATCACACCATCAAGGCGTATCTGTTCAATCCCATCACGGTGGCTGCGGCGCTGATCGCAGGTGGATTGGCGATTCTCTATATCGAGAAGCGTGCCTACCATCCCCGTGTGCAGACAGTGGATGCCATGAGCTGGCAGCAGGCGCTGCAGATCGGCTTCGCCCAGTCGCTCGCCATGTTTCCGGGTGTGTCGCGCGCCGGGGCCACCATCATGGGCGGCATCGTGTTTGGCTTGTCGCGGCGGGCGGCCACCGAGTTTTCGTTCTTTCTCGCCATCCCCACCATGTTCGCGGCGACGTTCTACGACGTATATAAGAACTGGTTGCTCCTGCGGCTTTCCGACCTGCCGCTGTTCGCGGTGGGCTTCGCGGCCTCCTTCATCGCCGCCATGCTGGCCGTGAAGGCCTTGCTGCGCTGGGTGGCCAGCCACAGCTTCATTCCCTTCGCCTGGTATCGCATCGCCTTGGGCTTAGTCGTCCTGTTCTTCTATCGGGACCAGTGGGGCAGCGCGTTCGGCGCATGAGCGCTGTGGAATGGCTGGGGCGCGGCTAAAGCCGCGAGCAACACAGCCTTCACAAGCCGCGTCGCGGAAACGAAGTGCCAGGTCAGGCCGCGAGTACCGCGCCCTCGCGCACGAAGCGCTCGATGTGGGCAAGCAGTTCCTCTTCCTGGTAAGGCTTGCCCAGATAGACGTTCACCCCAAGCTCCTTGGCGTAATTGCGGTGTTTCTCCGCGGTGCGCGAGGTGATCATGATGATCGGGATATGGCGCGTGCGGGGGTCGCCGCGCACGTTCTTGGTGAGTTCGAAACCATCCATGCGCGGCATTTCGATGTCCACCAGCATGACCGCCGGTAGGGTTTCTTGCAGTTGCTGCAAGGCATCGACACCGTCTTTCGCGGTGATCACCTGATAGCCTTCTTTGGCCAGCAAGCGGCCGGTGATCTTGCGCACGGTAAGAGAATCGTCCACCACCATGATGACGGGCGTGGTGCTAAGCGCCTCCCCCGCGGGCATGG
Above is a genomic segment from Thiobacter sp. AK1 containing:
- a CDS encoding undecaprenyl-diphosphate phosphatase — protein: MDIVLLLKALLLGIVEGLTEFLPVSSTGHLILVGDLLDFNDERGKVFEIAIQLAAILAVCWDYRQRLAQVAQGVAHVPREQRFVFHLLVAFLPAAVLGVMFHHTIKAYLFNPITVAAALIAGGLAILYIEKRAYHPRVQTVDAMSWQQALQIGFAQSLAMFPGVSRAGATIMGGIVFGLSRRAATEFSFFLAIPTMFAATFYDVYKNWLLLRLSDLPLFAVGFAASFIAAMLAVKALLRWVASHSFIPFAWYRIALGLVVLFFYRDQWGSAFGA